In one Acidobacteriota bacterium genomic region, the following are encoded:
- a CDS encoding cytochrome P460 family protein — protein sequence MHNSGEEAESGYGHGYVNFIGLAPLKAGTQLLPGTIIVREKLLSKESQSPELLVAMVKREPKFNPNGGDWEFLELNSQGTTIIRRETQGECYACHKTQEKQDFLFRQYFQKSLKKEAPGTAKE from the coding sequence ATACACAACAGTGGTGAAGAAGCTGAATCAGGTTACGGGCACGGTTACGTCAACTTCATCGGTTTGGCCCCTTTAAAAGCCGGTACCCAGTTACTGCCTGGTACCATAATTGTTCGGGAAAAGCTCCTCTCGAAAGAAAGCCAAAGCCCAGAACTACTGGTGGCCATGGTCAAACGCGAGCCAAAGTTTAACCCAAATGGCGGGGATTGGGAGTTTTTGGAGCTAAACAGCCAGGGTACAACCATCATCCGTCGTGAAACGCAGGGTGAGTGTTATGCATGTCATAAAACTCAGGAGAAACAGGACTTCCTGTTTCGTCAATACTTCCAAAAATCGTTGAAGAAAGAAGCCCCCGGTACAGCAAAAGAATGA
- a CDS encoding cytochrome P460 family protein — protein MNEENAKIFGASYGHVYINPIGFAPLKAGVPVPAGTTIVREKLPTKDSTDPELLVAMVKHAPEFDSFGVVGWDFLVFDKKGIPAQRREANNQCYNCHKSQHQKDFLFGRYFLETFKKRTPDPSKTSFLARTRSLINHDEDGRMKN, from the coding sequence ATGAATGAGGAAAATGCAAAGATCTTTGGTGCCAGTTATGGGCATGTGTATATCAATCCAATCGGATTTGCGCCGTTAAAGGCTGGCGTTCCAGTACCGGCAGGAACCACAATCGTTCGGGAGAAACTCCCCACCAAAGATAGTACCGATCCCGAGCTTCTAGTTGCCATGGTGAAACATGCTCCAGAGTTTGATTCATTTGGGGTGGTCGGTTGGGATTTTCTGGTTTTTGATAAGAAGGGAATACCTGCCCAACGCCGTGAAGCAAATAACCAATGCTATAATTGCCATAAAAGCCAGCACCAAAAGGATTTTCTGTTTGGTCGGTATTTTTTGGAGACCTTCAAAAAGCGAACACCCGATCCGTCAAAAACCAGTTTTCTGGCTCGAACCAGGTCACTGATCAACCACGACGAAGATGGAAGAATGAAGAATTGA
- a CDS encoding NAD(P)-dependent oxidoreductase: protein MSTHPTPLLDHQTIEHNFRELEPSLSDAEAILESNRCLFCFDAPCTRACPTHIDVPKFIKKIASGNLIGSARTIFDANPIGASCARVCPVEALCVGACVENALAHQPIMIGRLQRYATDAAMKIGRDLFKAGESNGKSVGIIGSGPAGIACAAYLARLGYDVTIYERRALPGGLDTYGMAEYKMTQRVSLEEVQMIERLGVKILVNTEIGRDISIADLESRHGAIFLGIGLGSTIKLSIPGEGLLGVYEALDFIERIKTREWAHVPIGKTVVVIGAGNTAVDAATQAKRLGAEEVLMIYRRSEREMPAYSYEYELAKQDAIEFRWHTAPVEILANDDGTGVKAVLCVRTQLGEPDEKGRRKFEFIPGTEFEIKADMVVKALGQQKLVTFLSQIPGIELDELGRIKVNPETKQTANPKYFAGGDCVNGGREAVDAAQAGKHAAQGIHELLSGEKVKFAGA from the coding sequence ATGTCCACTCACCCAACCCCATTGCTCGACCATCAAACCATCGAACACAATTTTCGGGAACTTGAACCATCCTTGTCGGACGCCGAAGCGATTTTGGAATCCAATCGCTGTCTGTTTTGCTTTGATGCGCCTTGCACCCGAGCCTGTCCGACCCATATTGACGTGCCGAAATTCATCAAAAAGATCGCTTCCGGGAATTTGATCGGATCGGCACGAACGATTTTTGACGCTAATCCGATTGGCGCGTCTTGTGCGCGGGTGTGCCCGGTTGAAGCCCTCTGTGTCGGGGCCTGTGTCGAAAATGCGCTGGCCCACCAGCCGATTATGATTGGTCGGTTGCAGCGATATGCAACTGATGCAGCCATGAAAATTGGACGCGACCTCTTCAAAGCAGGTGAGTCAAATGGAAAATCAGTGGGAATTATCGGGTCTGGTCCGGCTGGGATTGCCTGTGCCGCATATCTGGCCCGCCTGGGATATGACGTGACGATCTATGAACGCCGGGCACTCCCTGGCGGACTCGACACCTATGGCATGGCCGAATACAAAATGACCCAGCGTGTTTCGCTTGAAGAAGTCCAGATGATTGAGCGGTTAGGTGTCAAGATTCTGGTCAATACCGAAATTGGGCGTGATATCTCAATCGCTGACCTGGAAAGCCGCCATGGAGCAATTTTTTTGGGTATTGGATTGGGTTCAACCATCAAGCTGAGCATTCCAGGCGAAGGCTTGCTGGGAGTGTATGAAGCGCTTGATTTCATTGAGCGCATTAAAACCCGCGAGTGGGCTCACGTCCCAATTGGAAAAACGGTGGTGGTGATTGGGGCTGGAAACACGGCAGTGGATGCGGCAACCCAGGCCAAACGACTCGGAGCCGAAGAGGTTTTGATGATTTATCGCCGTTCAGAACGGGAGATGCCGGCCTATAGCTACGAATATGAACTGGCCAAGCAGGACGCGATTGAATTTCGCTGGCACACGGCCCCAGTTGAGATTCTGGCAAATGACGATGGAACGGGCGTCAAAGCCGTGTTGTGTGTCCGGACTCAGCTTGGGGAACCAGATGAAAAAGGCCGTCGCAAATTTGAGTTCATCCCCGGAACTGAGTTTGAAATCAAAGCCGATATGGTGGTAAAGGCCCTCGGACAGCAAAAACTGGTGACGTTTTTAAGTCAAATTCCTGGGATTGAACTTGATGAACTTGGTCGAATCAAAGTCAATCCAGAAACAAAACAAACCGCCAACCCGAAATATTTTGCTGGCGGTGATTGTGTCAATGGTGGCCGGGAAGCCGTTGATGCGGCCCAGGCCGGAAAACACGCGGCCCAGGGAATCCACGAACTTTTATCAGGAGAAAAAGTCAAATTTGCCGGTGCATAG
- a CDS encoding Uma2 family endonuclease, which translates to MAAVIEQPQLLNPTEAKPEIFYPECDGKPMADNTKQFRWIVIIKENLELLYLDDPNVFIAGDLLWYPVEGKRDIRQAPDAMVVFGRPKGDRGSYQQWKEGGIAPQVVFEIRSPGNRLSEMERKKLFYEEHGVEEYYLYDPDREDASGWIRKEARFELIPELNGWVSPRLGIRFETGENMFRLFRPDGEPFLTFADLEILRKQAQKQAEAESQRAEAESQRAEAESQRAEAESQRAEAERIEKEQALQRLELLAARLREMGIDPDQL; encoded by the coding sequence ATGGCAGCCGTGATCGAACAACCCCAATTACTTAACCCAACTGAAGCCAAACCGGAAATTTTTTATCCAGAATGCGACGGGAAGCCAATGGCCGATAACACCAAACAATTCCGTTGGATTGTGATTATCAAGGAAAACCTGGAACTGCTCTATCTTGATGATCCAAACGTCTTTATTGCCGGTGATTTGTTGTGGTACCCGGTTGAGGGCAAGCGCGATATTCGCCAGGCACCAGATGCCATGGTGGTGTTTGGGCGGCCTAAAGGTGACCGAGGGTCATACCAGCAGTGGAAAGAAGGCGGAATTGCCCCGCAGGTGGTTTTTGAAATTCGCTCTCCAGGAAACCGGCTCTCCGAAATGGAGCGCAAAAAGCTATTTTATGAAGAGCACGGCGTTGAGGAATATTACCTCTATGACCCTGACCGGGAAGACGCCAGCGGTTGGATCCGGAAAGAAGCAAGATTTGAGTTAATTCCTGAATTAAACGGTTGGGTCAGCCCCCGGTTGGGGATTCGATTTGAAACTGGAGAGAATATGTTTCGATTATTCCGACCTGACGGTGAGCCATTCTTGACATTTGCCGATTTGGAAATCCTTCGTAAACAAGCCCAAAAACAGGCTGAAGCTGAATCCCAGCGTGCCGAAGCTGAATCCCAGCGTGCCGAAGCTGAATCCCAGCGTGCCGAAGCTGAATCCCAGCGTGCCGAGGCTGAACGAATTGAAAAAGAGCAGGCTCTGCAACGACTCGAACTACTGGCTGCTCGACTCCGAGAAATGGGAATTGACCCTGATCAACTGTAA
- a CDS encoding acyltransferase, with translation MSSRIIKCGLIQTTNAGSTEAPIEEIKRLNIEKNLALVEDAAKQGVKILCFQEVFTTPYFCAEQQTRWYEAVEKIPDGPTVRLMQDVAKQHGMVLVVPIYEEEITGIYYNTAAVIDADGKYLGKYRKNHIPHVAPGFWEKFYFRPGNMGYPTFETAFARIGVYICYDRHFPEGARILGLNGAEIVFNPSATVAGLSEYLWKLEQPAHAVANGYFIGAINRVGTEAPWNIGEFYGQSYFCDPRGQFLATGPRDQDALVVADLDLDMIRQVRNTWQFFRDRRPDSYGAIVQG, from the coding sequence ATGTCATCCCGCATCATCAAATGTGGTCTCATTCAGACGACCAATGCCGGTTCAACCGAGGCACCGATTGAGGAAATCAAGCGGTTAAACATCGAAAAGAACCTGGCACTGGTCGAAGACGCCGCCAAACAGGGCGTTAAGATTCTGTGTTTTCAGGAAGTATTTACCACTCCCTACTTTTGTGCCGAACAACAGACCCGCTGGTACGAAGCGGTTGAGAAAATCCCGGATGGCCCAACCGTGCGCCTGATGCAGGATGTCGCCAAACAACACGGGATGGTCCTGGTGGTGCCGATTTATGAAGAGGAAATCACCGGGATTTACTACAACACCGCGGCGGTGATTGATGCCGACGGAAAATACCTTGGCAAATATCGCAAAAATCATATTCCGCACGTCGCACCAGGTTTCTGGGAAAAGTTCTACTTTCGACCTGGAAACATGGGCTACCCGACGTTTGAAACTGCTTTTGCCCGGATTGGGGTCTATATTTGTTATGACCGGCATTTCCCCGAGGGGGCCCGCATCCTTGGTTTGAACGGCGCCGAGATCGTCTTTAATCCATCGGCAACTGTGGCCGGGCTGTCAGAATACTTGTGGAAACTCGAACAACCCGCCCATGCGGTGGCCAATGGGTATTTCATCGGTGCCATCAACCGCGTTGGAACCGAAGCCCCGTGGAACATCGGCGAATTTTATGGCCAGAGTTATTTCTGCGACCCGCGCGGGCAGTTTCTGGCGACTGGACCACGAGACCAGGATGCTCTGGTCGTGGCTGATCTCGATCTGGATATGATCCGTCAGGTCCGCAATACGTGGCAGTTTTTCCGCGACCGGCGGCCTGATTCGTATGGGGCTATCGTGCAGGGCTGA
- a CDS encoding NCS1 family nucleobase:cation symporter-1, with product MPHHHDFEELTTDVSASSLWNPDLAPTTIKERTWSTWNIAALWIGMSVVITTYTLAGGFIEAGMNWWQAMITILLGNTIVLIPMVLNAHAGTKYGISFPVLCRASFGTKGANVAAMARAIVACGWFGIQTWIGGAALDSLFSAMSGSWGQLFGGSGVLGVAFHTWIAFFLFWGIEVFIILKGIEGIKYLETWSAPLLLFGGAVLLWWASSRAGGLGRVLEESSALQKQQNAFWTIFPGALTASVGYWATLSLNIPDFTRYAKSQRSQMMGQALGLPLTMTAFAFIGVTVTSATLLIFGKPIPDPVELVSRFNSLWVILFATIIIFAAQLTTNMAANVVSPSNDFSNLNPKRISYVMGGIITAVMGVMMMPWKLLGSMGAYIFTWLIGYSGLMGAIAGIMICDYWVLRRQRLSLAELFNEKGRYSYTGGFNWYALISFVVAVIPVVPGFLRAAATPGGQVANPGMLDTLYTYAWFVTFAIGFVLYFIFMRNHPSLIKES from the coding sequence ATGCCCCACCATCACGATTTTGAAGAACTCACCACGGACGTTTCCGCCAGTTCGCTCTGGAATCCGGACCTGGCCCCAACCACGATCAAAGAGCGAACCTGGTCAACCTGGAATATTGCCGCCTTGTGGATTGGCATGAGCGTGGTGATTACCACCTACACGCTGGCGGGTGGATTTATCGAAGCCGGGATGAACTGGTGGCAGGCAATGATCACCATTTTGCTTGGGAATACCATCGTGTTGATTCCAATGGTGTTAAATGCCCATGCCGGCACCAAGTACGGAATTTCGTTTCCGGTTTTGTGTCGGGCGTCATTTGGCACCAAAGGCGCCAACGTAGCGGCCATGGCACGTGCGATTGTGGCTTGTGGCTGGTTTGGAATTCAGACCTGGATTGGGGGAGCGGCGCTGGATTCACTTTTTTCAGCCATGTCCGGCAGTTGGGGACAGCTTTTTGGAGGAAGTGGAGTACTCGGGGTCGCATTCCACACCTGGATTGCTTTTTTCCTGTTCTGGGGTATTGAGGTCTTTATCATTTTAAAAGGTATTGAAGGGATCAAATACCTTGAAACCTGGTCGGCACCACTGTTGCTTTTTGGTGGCGCCGTGCTGCTGTGGTGGGCTTCATCACGGGCAGGGGGATTGGGCAGAGTTTTGGAGGAATCAAGCGCGCTTCAAAAACAACAGAATGCGTTTTGGACAATTTTTCCAGGTGCGTTGACAGCTTCGGTTGGATACTGGGCCACGCTGAGTTTGAATATTCCCGATTTCACGCGCTATGCCAAATCCCAGCGGTCCCAAATGATGGGGCAGGCGTTGGGACTCCCGTTGACGATGACCGCGTTTGCCTTCATCGGCGTCACCGTCACCAGCGCCACACTTTTGATCTTTGGAAAACCAATTCCCGATCCGGTCGAACTGGTCTCACGATTTAACAGCCTGTGGGTCATTTTGTTTGCCACAATTATCATTTTTGCAGCCCAGTTAACGACCAATATGGCGGCCAATGTGGTTTCCCCATCCAATGATTTTTCAAACCTGAATCCAAAGCGGATTTCCTATGTGATGGGCGGAATCATTACAGCCGTGATGGGTGTGATGATGATGCCCTGGAAATTGCTTGGATCAATGGGGGCATATATTTTCACATGGTTGATCGGGTATTCTGGTCTGATGGGGGCCATTGCCGGTATTATGATTTGTGATTACTGGGTGCTCCGGCGTCAGCGGCTGTCACTGGCTGAGTTGTTTAACGAGAAGGGGCGGTACAGCTACACCGGGGGGTTTAACTGGTATGCGTTAATCAGTTTTGTGGTTGCAGTGATACCGGTTGTTCCTGGATTTTTGCGCGCTGCCGCCACACCGGGGGGCCAGGTAGCGAACCCTGGTATGCTGGACACGCTCTACACCTATGCCTGGTTTGTCACGTTTGCGATTGGATTTGTGCTTTATTTTATCTTCATGCGAAATCACCCAAGTCTCATCAAGGAGTCCTAA
- a CDS encoding ankyrin repeat domain-containing protein, whose amino-acid sequence MFLKIATLLAFCLCVMPVLAQKQGAKTTVGQKDIFQLVANRNLSELEALIKRGTNVNAKNGQGQTALMLAAAAGNLEMVKLLLARGADKTLTDSEGFTALNHAGFAGFADVVKVLADQPKEIIAYSVNSRPQRTVLTNDDFPSGAKEHSTEKPKPPNPMDPRMAGGPEMPPGMPPGMPPGGMPPGMYGYPPMGPGMPPGMYGYPPMGPGMNSDGYGGYPSSGPRSEEQEKAFQKLMFKQRARALTQRAQSLRTQMAQTQERLSRYQRGEWGASYPQSKTTPDPNRPTGWYIIQQGPSEQEILTQRLQSYQEQLNQIDADWFALQEEARRAGFHPNEIVGQ is encoded by the coding sequence ATGTTTTTGAAAATTGCCACCCTCCTGGCGTTTTGTCTCTGTGTTATGCCGGTGCTGGCACAAAAGCAGGGGGCGAAAACGACGGTGGGCCAAAAAGATATTTTTCAACTTGTGGCGAATCGCAATCTTTCCGAACTTGAAGCGCTCATCAAACGGGGCACAAACGTCAATGCCAAAAATGGGCAAGGGCAAACGGCGCTGATGCTGGCGGCGGCGGCTGGAAATCTTGAAATGGTCAAATTGTTACTGGCTCGGGGCGCTGATAAAACCCTGACTGATTCAGAAGGGTTTACGGCACTCAACCACGCGGGATTTGCTGGGTTTGCCGACGTGGTGAAAGTGCTTGCTGACCAACCCAAAGAAATTATTGCCTATTCAGTCAATTCACGGCCTCAGAGAACTGTCCTGACGAATGATGATTTTCCAAGCGGAGCCAAAGAGCATTCGACTGAAAAACCCAAACCGCCAAATCCGATGGATCCCCGAATGGCTGGTGGGCCTGAAATGCCACCAGGGATGCCACCTGGCATGCCTCCTGGGGGAATGCCGCCGGGAATGTATGGCTATCCTCCGATGGGACCCGGAATGCCACCAGGGATGTATGGGTATCCTCCAATGGGGCCGGGAATGAACTCTGACGGATATGGTGGGTATCCTTCATCGGGACCACGGTCGGAAGAACAGGAAAAAGCTTTTCAAAAATTGATGTTCAAGCAACGTGCCCGGGCCTTAACCCAGCGAGCGCAATCGCTCAGAACCCAAATGGCTCAAACCCAGGAGCGCCTGTCTCGGTATCAACGGGGCGAATGGGGAGCGTCTTATCCCCAATCAAAAACCACGCCGGACCCAAACCGCCCAACGGGCTGGTATATCATTCAACAGGGGCCGAGCGAGCAGGAAATCCTGACCCAGCGTCTGCAAAGTTATCAAGAACAACTCAATCAAATTGATGCCGACTGGTTTGCACTCCAGGAAGAAGCCCGCCGGGCCGGGTTTCATCCCAACGAAATCGTCGGCCAATAA
- a CDS encoding EamA family transporter, whose product MQLFTKVARWKLVVAFAAIYLIWGSTYLANRFAIETLPPFVMAGVRFLIAGGLLFGWSMWRNRERLTLAHWRSATIIGALLLLVGNGGVVWSEQFISSGLAALLVATEPLWIVLFEWLQPQGNRPSRGVIFGLLAGLIGMVILIEPSQLASGHGIHLGGILAVTAATIAWAIGSLYSRKADLPASPTLATAMTMLTGGGLLLLTGTLTGEWRQVHLDQISTKSLISVGYLISFGSVVAFSTYTWLLRVCAPGQVATYAYVNPVVAVALGWALAGEIITGRTLIASAVILAGVAFITLFQNNPTPIGKTNIENEPSRSEPSLGFYGLVEDH is encoded by the coding sequence ATGCAACTCTTTACGAAGGTAGCTCGGTGGAAACTGGTTGTGGCGTTTGCCGCCATCTATTTGATTTGGGGCTCGACCTATTTAGCCAATCGCTTTGCCATTGAAACACTTCCACCGTTTGTGATGGCTGGCGTTCGCTTCCTGATTGCGGGAGGACTGCTGTTTGGCTGGTCCATGTGGCGAAATCGGGAACGATTGACGCTTGCCCACTGGCGCTCAGCCACAATCATTGGCGCGTTGCTCCTCCTGGTTGGCAACGGAGGCGTCGTCTGGTCAGAGCAGTTTATTTCCTCAGGATTGGCTGCCCTCCTGGTTGCGACCGAGCCATTGTGGATTGTTCTGTTTGAGTGGCTCCAACCACAGGGAAATCGCCCCAGCCGTGGGGTCATCTTTGGTTTGCTGGCTGGTTTGATTGGCATGGTGATTTTGATTGAACCGTCCCAGCTTGCCAGCGGGCACGGCATCCACCTCGGCGGAATTCTGGCTGTCACGGCGGCCACAATTGCGTGGGCGATTGGTTCACTCTACTCAAGAAAAGCTGACTTACCAGCTTCCCCAACGCTGGCAACGGCGATGACGATGCTCACGGGTGGTGGGTTGCTGTTACTAACTGGAACCCTGACCGGAGAGTGGCGACAGGTTCATCTGGACCAGATTTCAACAAAATCGTTGATTTCCGTCGGGTACCTGATTTCCTTTGGTTCGGTGGTGGCCTTTTCGACTTATACCTGGCTGCTCCGGGTGTGCGCACCTGGGCAAGTTGCCACCTATGCCTATGTGAATCCGGTGGTGGCCGTCGCCCTCGGCTGGGCCCTGGCCGGAGAAATCATCACTGGTCGCACGCTGATTGCCTCAGCCGTCATTCTGGCTGGCGTGGCCTTCATCACTCTGTTTCAAAACAACCCCACTCCAATCGGGAAAACAAACATCGAGAACGAGCCCAGCCGTTCCGAGCCCAGTCTTGGGTTTTACGGTCTGGTGGAAGATCACTGA
- a CDS encoding Lrp/AsnC family transcriptional regulator, giving the protein MIDEIDSKILTILQKEARTSNAEIARQLGMAPSGILERIRKLEERGVIQGYRAEINPKALGLGLLAFVAVRSNDRVNDIATGKLLAQIPGVLEVHDTAGEDCYLVKIRAADTESLGKIIRTQIGTIPSVLTTRTTIVLETLKESTEMPI; this is encoded by the coding sequence ATGATTGATGAAATTGATAGTAAAATACTGACGATTCTTCAAAAAGAAGCGCGAACTTCAAATGCCGAGATTGCCCGACAACTTGGCATGGCGCCATCGGGGATTTTAGAGCGGATTCGCAAACTCGAAGAACGCGGGGTGATTCAGGGCTATCGCGCCGAGATCAACCCGAAAGCGTTGGGGTTGGGTTTGCTGGCTTTTGTTGCGGTGCGCAGCAACGACCGGGTCAACGACATTGCTACCGGAAAGTTGCTCGCCCAGATTCCAGGGGTGCTCGAAGTCCACGACACCGCCGGAGAAGACTGTTATCTGGTCAAAATCCGGGCCGCGGATACTGAATCGTTAGGCAAGATTATTCGAACCCAGATCGGCACGATTCCTTCGGTGCTCACCACGCGCACCACCATCGTTTTGGAAACCCTCAAGGAGTCAACTGAAATGCCGATCTGA